The sequence AAATGATTCAACCAACATTTATAGTTGATTATCCAGTTGAAATATCACCTCTTACAAAGAAAAAGAGAGGAAATGAAGAATTTACAGAAAGATTTGAAGGATTTATATACGGTAGAGAAGTATGTAATGCATACTCAGAATTAAATGATCCTATAGTCCAAAGAGATAGATTTGCTCAACAAGAGAAAGAAAGAGAACTTGGAGATGATGAAGCTTATGAAATAGATGAAGATTTCATGAGTGCATTAGAAACAGGTATGCCTCCAACAGGTGGTTTAGGTTTTGGAGTAGATAGATTGGTTATGATATTAACTGATTCTGCATCAATAAGAGATGTTATACTATTCCCAACAATGAAGGTAATTCAATAATTAAGTTTATGAATAACAACCTATAGAGCTTGACATAATATAATCATTGAGCGCTATAGGTTGTTTTTGCAATATATTGTGGCTAACTACAAACATATTAAATTGTTTGAAAATTCTTTTAAAAACCTATTGCATTTGCAAATTTAGATGCTATAATTAAAAATGTAAGTAATATTCCGCGATAGCTCAACGGTGGAGCACTCGGCTGTTAACCGATAGGTTGGAGGTTCGAATCCTCTTCGCGGAGCCATTATTTTATTAGAAAGTTGATTTAAAGATATTAAGTATCCTTAAATCAGCTTTTTGTTTTGAGAAATTATAAAGCTTGTAGGTTATTATGCTTTAGATTGAATTTTATGTCGTCAAATTTAAACAGAAGATAGACGGCACAATATATTTGTGACTTTAATTTTTTAATGGATTTAGAAGTGTAAGCTTATAAAAATTAAATTGATATGTTGCGATATTAAAAAGTGTGTTTAAATAAAACCACTGTATTGACATATATAACTAATTGATTTACAATGTTAGATATAATTTAATATACACGATGATAAGGAAGAGTACTTATAAGATTTTTTAAGAAAGATGATGGGTGATGTGAATCATTAAAAGATTATAGGGAAGGGAACTTTTGAGTGTAAGTAGTTGAGAGATGGGCTAAAGCCAAAAAGGGTGGAACCGCGGAAATTTTTTCGTCCCTTAAGCTTGAGGTCTTTTTTTTATTGGCAAAATTAAAATAAATTAATTTAATAATATTGGAGGTAGTAAAAATGGCAGTAGAAAAAACTATGGATAAGATAGTAGCTCTTTGTAAAAATAGAGGTTTTATATTCCCAGGGTCAGATATTTACGGTGGATTGGCAAACTCATGGGATTACGGTCCTTTAGGAGTGGAATTCAAGAATAACGTAAAAAAAGCATGGTGGAGAAAGTTTGTTCAAGAAAGTCCATATAATGTTGGAGTTGATTGTGCAATTTTAATGAATAGTGAAGTTTGGGTTGCTACAGGTCATGTTGGAGGATTCTCAGATCCATTAATGGATTGTAAGGAATGTAAAACAAGATATAGAGCTGATAAAATTGTAGAAGATTTTATGACAGCACAAGGTGCAGAAGTAGCATCAGCAGATGGATGGTCAAATGAACAATTAATGCAATACATTAAAGACAACAACATAGTATGTCCAAAGTGTGGAAAGTTAAATTACACTGATATTAGAAAGTTCAACTTAATGTTTAAGACATTCCAAGGTGTAACAGAAGATGCTAAATCAGAGATTTATTTAAGACCTGAAACAGCTCAAGGTATATTTGTTAACTTTAAGGCTGTTCAAAGATCATCAAGAAAGAAAGTACCATTTGGTATTGCTCAAGTTGGTAAGTCTTTTAGAAATGAAATAACACCAGGAAACTTTACATTTAGAACAAGAGAATTTGAGCAAATGGAATTAGAATTCTTCTGCAAACCAGGTACAGATTTAGAATGGTTTGATTACTGGAGAGCATATTGCAAGAACTTCTTATTATCTTTAGGCGTAAATGAATCAAACCTAAGATTAAGAGATCATGCTAAGGAAGAATTATCATTCTATTCAAAAGCTACAACTGATATAGAATATCTATTCCCATTTGGTTGGGGTGAACTTTGGGGCGTAGCAGATAGAACTGACTATGACTTAATGAGACATCAAGAACATTCAGGTCAAGATATGAGTTACCTTGATCCAACAACTAATGAAAAATATGTTCCATATTGTATAGAACCATCATTGGGTGCAGATAGAGCAGCATTAGCAATTTTAATAGATGCTTATGATGAAGAGGAATTAGAAGGTGGAGATATAAGAACAGTATTACATTTACATCCTTCTATAGCACCATATAAGGCAGCTATATTACCACTTTCTAAAAAGCTTTCAGAAGAAGCTACAGAAGTTTATGCTAAATTAAGCAAGAAGTTTAATTTAGAGTTTGATGAAACTGGAAGTATAGGAAAGAGATATAGACGACAAGATGAAATCGGAACACCTTTCTGTATTACAGTGGATTTTGATACATTAGAAGATAAATCTGTAACTGTAAGAGATAGAGATACAATGGAACAAGTAAGAATAAAGATTGATGAGTTAGAAAGCTATATTGAAAGCAGATTAGACTTCTAATATTTTTAAAGAGATTCCATTTTGTAAAAGTGGAATCTCTTTGTATATATGTGTGCAAGATGTAAAGAATATGTAAGGTAGTGCTTGTTTATAATTTATGTTTTTCCGAGGTTAATAAGTTATAAGGATTGAAATGGAACAGGTACATTTAAGATGATATAATCATAAATATAAAAATATATAAATATTTTTATATTTATATATTCTTATGTTTATAGAAAACAAGCATCCGAAAATAAATAACAAGTCCAACTAGTGTATTGATTTACTTGTTTTTTGGAGTTGGCTAAATGAAATGAATATATGTGGAGGGTTAATATGAGAAAAGATTTTAATGAATTTAAGGAATATATTGCTGGCAAAAAGGTAGCTGTAGTAGGGATAGGAGTAAGTAACATCCCTCTTATTAATTTTTTACTAAAGCTAGGAGCTAAAGTAACTGCTTTTGATAAAAAGACAAAAGAGCAATTAGGTGAAGTATCAGTAGATTTTGAAACTAAAGGTGTAGTTTTAGTGTTGGGTGAAAATTATTTAGATAATTTAAGTGGTTTTGACGTTGTGTTTAAAACACCTTCTATGAGAATAGACTGTGATGCTTTAGTTAAGGTTAAAAATGAAGGATCCTACATAACATCAGAAATGGAGGAGTTCACTAGGTATTGTAAAGCTAAAATATATGGAATTACAGGTAGTGATGGAAAAACCACAACTACTACAATTATATCAAAATTATTGAAAGAACAAGGGTTTAAAACTTGGGTTGGGGGCAATATAGGAACTCCTTTGTTTTCAAATATCGAAGAAATATCAGCAGAAGATAAAGTCGTACTAGAACTTTCAAGTTTTCAACTTATGACTATGAATACTCAAATGGATGTGGCAATTGTAACTAATATGAGTCCAAATCATTTAGATATGCATAAAGATATGAATGAGTATATAGAAGCAAAAAAGAACATTTTTAAATATCAAAATGATACAGATGTGCTTATTGTTAATAGAGAAAATCAAATTGCTTATGGATTTGCAAAAGAAGCAAAAGGGAAAGTGTTAGAATTTAGTTCAAAGAGAGAAATTGAAAATGGAGCTTACTATAAAGATGGTATATTGTATGTGGATAATAAGGCAGTATGCAAAGCAGAGGATATAATCATAAGAGGTATGCATAATGTAGAAAATTATTTAGCTGCTTTTGCAGCAACATATGATTGTGTATCAATTGAAACTATGAAGAAGGTTGCTGAAAGTTTTGGTGGTGTTGAACACAGATGTGAATTTGTAAGAGAGTTAGATAATGTTAAATACTATAATGATTCTATAGCATCAACTCCTACAAGAACTTTAGCAGGATTAAAAGCTTTTGATCAAAAGGTTATTTTGATAGCAGGTGGATATGACAAGCATATATCTTTTGAGCCTCTAGCAACAGAGGGATATAGTAAGATAAAGCATTTAGTCTTACTTGGAGCAACAAAGGAAAAGATAAAGGCTGAATTTGATAAACTTAATGCTAGGGGGATCCATATACCTATGACAATAGTTGAAAATTTAGATGAGGCTGTACTTGCATGTAAAAAAGTAGCTGAAGATGGAGACATAGTATACCTTTCAACAGCTTGTGCAAGTTTTGATATGTTCCCTAATTTTGAGGTTAGAGGAAATAAGTTTAAAGATATAGTTAACAGTCTTTAATTATAACAAAAGTTATTTATATAAAACCTGAGCCGACTGTAATAAAATTAGATGCTTATATAAAGTGAAAAAGCAACAGTGTAGTTTAAATCAAAGATTTTAACTATGCTGTTGCTTTTTATGTTTAAGTTATGTTGCTTTATTGAGCTTTAGTATTTAGGATACTATTCTTTGAAGTGTTAGGTGGATAGAATATTAATGTATCTACAAAATGGTATTCATTTATGCTTGTTTTATCAACTGCTGAAGAGGTATAAGTTTCAGGAGTACCTTTTGGAGCAGATAAAACATGCAAATAGTCCATATCATTTTTATTTATATAATATATTTTATTTTTATAGGATTTTACTGACTCGCAATGATAATCTAATATTTTTCTTGCTTCATAAGTAGAATTATCAATGGTATATAAAGCATCATTATCAGAAGAATTTACACAAAAAATCACTTTATCATTAAATGTGAAACTCTCCACAGCAAAGTCGGATACTTTTATATTGGTGCCATTTGAAATAGAATAAGCATATAATTTATATCCATCATCTATATTTTGATATAGTATGTAATTGTTAGATAACACAAACTTTCCTGCGGAAATCTGCATCAAAACTTGCTTTTTGCTGCCATCCACAGAAGTTTTATATATTTTTCTGTCTGAGGTATTTAAATAATATAAGTCTGTATTATTTAGAATTAGATTAGTTGCGGAATCATTGCTTATTTTGGTATTGCTATTTGTTTTTGTATTATATATGTATAATTTATTGCTGTCATTCATATTAGAATAAATTATGTTTTTATCACTAGCTATCATTTCACTAGATTGAAATAGCAAATTCCGTTTTATTTTAGTAAAATCATACACTGAATTTGAATCTGACCAATTGAAATCATAAACTTTGTAGTTATCGCTCCATTTAGCAGCGTATAAATCATTATCAATTTTTATGAATGGTGAGGATTCAGTATATCCAGAAGCAAGAACTAGGGGAGTTTTGTTGCTTGGTGTACTAGTAGTTGCAGATGAATTGCTAGTTGAATTAGGATCAACAGTAATAGTAGAACTCTTAGTACTATTGGCGTTTGCAGAGTTACTTGAACTACTTGAACTGCAAGAAACAAAACTTAAAGTAGATATTATTAAAAGTGTTAGTATAGATTTCTTCATTTTTTATACCTCCTTATTGAGATAAGTTGATTTGTTATTATTGTATCATAAATATCTATTTTTGAATTGAATTTAGCATATAAAATATTTACACTAAATATATAAACAGGTCCAAGTGTATCTATATAGGCTATTTTTAGAAAAGTAAAGAAAAATAAAGAAAATTTAATTTAATTGTGCATAACAGTGATTGACATTAAATATTATATTCAATAACATGATATTATAGAACACGTCGCTAGGAAAACTAGTGAGAAGGTTCAAAAAGTGTTTTTAAAATTATATTTTGAAAGTTATAAAAAATATATTGACAAAATACTTTGACAATGATAAACTGATTAAGCGGTTGAGAAAACTGCATAGATCTTTGAAAATTAAACAGAGGAAACTAATAGTTCATATGAACTTTTTTTAAGACCAGCAATTCTTTTAAGCGAAAGCTAAGATTAAACTTGAAACTTAAATTGAGAGTTTGATCCTGGCTCAGGACGAACGCTGGCGGCGTGCTTAACACATGCAAGTCGAGCGAGAAAGTCTTCTTCGGAAGACGATCTAGCGGCGGACGGGTGAGTAACACGTGGGTAACCTGCCTTATAGAGGGGGATAGCCTTCCGAAAGGAAGATTAATACCGCATAACATGGTTTTATCGCATGGTAGAATCATCAAAGGAGTAATCCGCTATAAGATGGACCCGCGGCGCATTAGCTAGTTGGTGAGGTAACGGCTCACCAAGGCGACGATGCGTAGCCGACCTGAGAGGGTGATCGGCCACATTGGGACTGAGACACGGCCCAGACTCCTACGGGAGGCAGCAGTGGGGAATATTGCACAATGGGGGAAACCCTGATGCAGCAACGCCGCGTGAGTGATGAAGGCCTTCGGGTTGTAAAGCTCTGTTTACAGGGACGATAATGACGGTACCTGTGGAGGAAGCCACGGCTAACTACGTGCCAGCAGCCGCGGTAATACGTAGGTGGCAAGCGTTGTCCGGATTTACTGGGCGTAAAGGGAGCGTAGGCGGATTTTTAAGTGGGATGTGAAATACCCGGGCTCAACTTGGGTGCTGCATTCCAAACTGGAAGTCTAGAGTGTTGGAGAGGAAAGTGGAATTCCTAGTGTAGCGGTGAAATGCGTAGATATTAGGAAGAACACCAGTGGCGAAGGCGACTTTCTGGACAATAACTGACGCTGAGGCTCGAAAGCGTGGGGAGCAAACAGGATTAGATACCCTGGTAGTCCACGCCGTAAACGATGGATACTAGGTGTAGGAGGGTCCAACCTTCTGTGCCGCCGTTAACACATTAAGTATCCCGCCTGGGGAGTACGGTCGCAAGATTAAAACTCAAAGGAATTGACGGGGGCCCGCACAAGTAGCGGAGCATGTGGTTTAATTCGAAGCAACGCGAAGAACCTTACCTAAACTTGACATCTCCTGCATTACTCTTAATCGAGGAAGTCCCTTCGGGGACAGGAAGACAGGTGGTGCATGGTTGTCGTCAGCTCGTGTCGTGAGATGTTGGGTTAAGTCCCGCAACGAGCGCAACCCTTATTGTTAGTTGCTACCATTTAGTTGAGCACTCTAGCGAGACTGCCTGGGTTAACCAGGAGGAAGGTGGGGATGACGTCAAATCATCATGCCCCTTATGTTTAGGGCTACACACGTGCTACAATGGCAAGTACAAAAAGATGCAATACCGTGAGGTGGAGCAAAACTCAAAAACTTGTCTCAGTTCGGATTGTAGGCTGAAACTCGCCTACATGAAGCTGGAGTTACTAGTAATCGCGAATCAGAATGTCGCGGTGAATACGTTCCCGGGCCTTGTACACACCGCCCGTCACACCATGAGAGTTGGCAATACCCGAAGTCCGTGAGCTAACGCGTAAGCGAGGCAGCGGCCGAAGGTAGGGTCAGCGATTGGGGTGAAGTCGTAACAAGGTAGCCGTAGGAGAACCTGCGGCTGGATCACCTCCTTTCTATGGAGAACATCTAAGTGATGGAAACATGTGTTTAGATAAATAACGAAGACTGGTTATCCTCTGTTTAATTTTGAGAGATCTTCTCTCAAAAATTTAAAAATAGTCTGGTAAAATGTTTTTAAATTAGTATTGACAAGTGAAGTAGAAACAGATAAAATTTAATAGCATCGAAAAACAATGTGGGGGTATAGCTCAGTTGGGAGAGCACCTGCCTTGCACGCAGGGGGTCAAGAGTTCGAATCTCTTTATCTCCACCACATGGGTTTATAGCTCAGCTGGTTAGAGCACACGCCTGATAAGCGTGAGGTCGATGGTTCGAGTCCATTTAAACCCACCATTTAGACTTATTGTCTAAAATAAAATATGAATGTTCTTTGAAAATTGCATACAAGTATATAAATTACATTAATGTAATATCTCAAATGTCAAATTCAAATGCGAATTTAGATTTAGTAACTTTGTTAAGATAGGCACGATGTGTTTTGA comes from Clostridium sp. TW13 and encodes:
- the murD gene encoding UDP-N-acetylmuramoyl-L-alanine--D-glutamate ligase codes for the protein MRKDFNEFKEYIAGKKVAVVGIGVSNIPLINFLLKLGAKVTAFDKKTKEQLGEVSVDFETKGVVLVLGENYLDNLSGFDVVFKTPSMRIDCDALVKVKNEGSYITSEMEEFTRYCKAKIYGITGSDGKTTTTTIISKLLKEQGFKTWVGGNIGTPLFSNIEEISAEDKVVLELSSFQLMTMNTQMDVAIVTNMSPNHLDMHKDMNEYIEAKKNIFKYQNDTDVLIVNRENQIAYGFAKEAKGKVLEFSSKREIENGAYYKDGILYVDNKAVCKAEDIIIRGMHNVENYLAAFAATYDCVSIETMKKVAESFGGVEHRCEFVRELDNVKYYNDSIASTPTRTLAGLKAFDQKVILIAGGYDKHISFEPLATEGYSKIKHLVLLGATKEKIKAEFDKLNARGIHIPMTIVENLDEAVLACKKVAEDGDIVYLSTACASFDMFPNFEVRGNKFKDIVNSL
- a CDS encoding DUF5050 domain-containing protein, giving the protein MKKSILTLLIISTLSFVSCSSSSSSNSANANSTKSSTITVDPNSTSNSSATTSTPSNKTPLVLASGYTESSPFIKIDNDLYAAKWSDNYKVYDFNWSDSNSVYDFTKIKRNLLFQSSEMIASDKNIIYSNMNDSNKLYIYNTKTNSNTKISNDSATNLILNNTDLYYLNTSDRKIYKTSVDGSKKQVLMQISAGKFVLSNNYILYQNIDDGYKLYAYSISNGTNIKVSDFAVESFTFNDKVIFCVNSSDNDALYTIDNSTYEARKILDYHCESVKSYKNKIYYINKNDMDYLHVLSAPKGTPETYTSSAVDKTSINEYHFVDTLIFYPPNTSKNSILNTKAQ
- a CDS encoding glycine--tRNA ligase — translated: MAVEKTMDKIVALCKNRGFIFPGSDIYGGLANSWDYGPLGVEFKNNVKKAWWRKFVQESPYNVGVDCAILMNSEVWVATGHVGGFSDPLMDCKECKTRYRADKIVEDFMTAQGAEVASADGWSNEQLMQYIKDNNIVCPKCGKLNYTDIRKFNLMFKTFQGVTEDAKSEIYLRPETAQGIFVNFKAVQRSSRKKVPFGIAQVGKSFRNEITPGNFTFRTREFEQMELEFFCKPGTDLEWFDYWRAYCKNFLLSLGVNESNLRLRDHAKEELSFYSKATTDIEYLFPFGWGELWGVADRTDYDLMRHQEHSGQDMSYLDPTTNEKYVPYCIEPSLGADRAALAILIDAYDEEELEGGDIRTVLHLHPSIAPYKAAILPLSKKLSEEATEVYAKLSKKFNLEFDETGSIGKRYRRQDEIGTPFCITVDFDTLEDKSVTVRDRDTMEQVRIKIDELESYIESRLDF